The following coding sequences lie in one Thermotoga sp. genomic window:
- a CDS encoding glycerol-3-phosphate acyltransferase, with product MGSILPAYFLVKVIAGVDVRSVGTKHAGTTNVYRTVGLWPAMVTAFYDTTKGILAVQISKAMGQSDSVALLSGYFAVIGHVFPFCLQFRGGKGAATSVGLLLFFLWNTWLKFPIQWFLSDLFVLLSLVLVLLWSSRKGDVVGTFVLPALGLILSFRGINHLWFLWIIVGTLWMINLRNVLEERAMKLGEAGWRVLIRPAAFLLLLLSLKMEKEEFLLLVMVVFSIFLLADISRLISRRVHRFFHEELEVKIYRSGERKKISSMTLFLLGVLLSFLLFEKEVSFTAGCFLIFGDMTAKIVGISFGKKRLFHKSLEGTITALVVNLFVAYMIFHAGLMDFFPAFLGSVVATTCEVLPLSIDDRKTSPARSFPSGEE from the coding sequence CTGGGGAGTATCCTGCCCGCTTATTTTCTCGTGAAAGTCATCGCAGGAGTGGATGTAAGGAGCGTGGGAACGAAACACGCGGGGACCACAAACGTTTATAGAACGGTGGGGTTGTGGCCGGCCATGGTCACAGCTTTCTACGATACAACGAAAGGAATTCTCGCTGTACAGATCTCAAAAGCGATGGGGCAGTCAGATTCTGTTGCACTCTTGTCAGGGTATTTTGCGGTGATTGGTCATGTCTTCCCCTTCTGTTTGCAGTTCAGAGGAGGAAAAGGAGCGGCAACGAGTGTGGGGCTTCTTCTTTTCTTCCTCTGGAACACATGGTTGAAGTTTCCAATCCAGTGGTTCCTCTCGGATCTGTTTGTCCTTTTGTCTCTTGTGCTTGTTCTCCTCTGGAGTAGCAGGAAGGGGGATGTTGTGGGAACATTCGTTCTTCCCGCCCTTGGATTGATCCTTTCGTTCAGAGGAATCAATCATCTCTGGTTTCTCTGGATTATTGTGGGTACACTCTGGATGATCAATCTGAGGAACGTTCTGGAAGAGAGAGCGATGAAGCTGGGTGAAGCAGGCTGGAGAGTACTGATCAGGCCTGCCGCTTTTCTTCTCCTTCTTCTTAGCTTGAAAATGGAAAAAGAAGAATTCCTGTTGCTCGTGATGGTTGTTTTCTCCATCTTCCTTCTGGCCGATATCTCGAGGTTGATCAGTCGGCGGGTTCACAGATTCTTCCACGAGGAACTTGAGGTGAAGATCTACAGGAGTGGAGAAAGAAAAAAGATCTCCTCCATGACGTTATTTTTGCTTGGAGTACTTCTAAGCTTTCTGCTCTTCGAAAAGGAAGTTTCTTTCACAGCAGGGTGTTTTCTCATCTTTGGGGATATGACCGCGAAGATCGTAGGAATTTCCTTTGGAAAAAAAAGGTTATTCCACAAGAGCCTTGAAGGAACGATAACGGCCCTTGTTGTCAACCTCTTTGTTGCTTACATGATCTTTCACGCGGGGTTGATGGATTTCTTTCCCGCCTTTCTGGGAAGCGTGGTTGCCACAACCTGTGAGGTTCTTCCTCTGTCGATAGATGACAGAAAAACCAGCCCCGCAAGGTCTTTTCCTTCAGGGGAAGAGTAA
- a CDS encoding ferritin family protein, with amino-acid sequence MIGPKDLLNIALKIESTGYSYYKNLAEKTEGETKALFERLAEQERDHSRRFKEILDKYEQELNSSDELLGYLESLAEISIFPKLEDTPPDDLREAIRRAIEVEKDSIVFYSEILSYVPEKEPVQLIIEEERKHLRDLLRLKV; translated from the coding sequence ATGATAGGGCCGAAGGATCTTTTAAACATCGCTTTGAAGATTGAATCAACCGGTTATTCTTACTACAAGAACCTTGCTGAAAAAACTGAAGGGGAAACAAAAGCTCTTTTTGAAAGACTCGCAGAACAGGAGAGAGACCACTCCAGAAGGTTCAAAGAAATCCTGGATAAATATGAGCAGGAGCTCAACTCATCCGACGAATTACTTGGATACCTGGAATCTCTCGCGGAGATCTCCATCTTTCCAAAACTAGAAGACACACCACCTGACGATCTGAGAGAAGCAATAAGGAGAGCAATAGAAGTTGAGAAAGACTCCATTGTATTCTATAGCGAGATACTGAGCTATGTGCCAGAAAAAGAGCCGGTTCAGTTGATCATCGAAGAAGAGAGGAAACATCTGAGGGATCTTTTGAGACTTAAAGTGTGA